The genome window CCACCACCCCGGCTGGCGACGTGGCTGGGCGGCCCCGGCCTCCCCGGCAGCGCGGCGGCCAATGGGCGCGTGAGCGGGGCCGCCCGATCGTCCCTGCCCCAGGCCCGGGGCGCGCCCCTCCGCTCGGGCACGGGGCGGGCGCTGGCTGAGGGGCTGGCCCGTCCCCTCCTCCcgtgccgccgccgccgcagccgccgccgccgccgccggcctCGTCTCTCGCTCGGTGCCTGCCTCCCGGCCGCGCTCTCTTCGGGACGATGGCGCGCGGTGGCCGCGGCCGCTGCCTGGGCCTCgccctggggctgctgctggcGCTGGCGCTGGCGCCGCGGGCGCTGTGGGCCAAGCCCACCGTGCGCAAGGAGCGCGTGGTGCGGCCCGACTCCGAGCTGGGCGAGCGGCCGCCCGAGGACAACCAGAGCTTCCAGTACGACCACGAGGCCTTCCTGGGCAAGGAGGACTCCAAGACCTTCGATCAGCTCACCCCGGACGAGAGCCAAGAGAGGCTGGGGTGAGGCCGCGGCCCGAGCCGTGCTGGGGGCGGCGCAGGTGCCCGCGGGGCCACCGGGCGGGAGCCACGCGGGACGCCAGCGACAAAGCGAAAGCGAAATCGCGCGCGCGCCGATGCGACCGCGGGGACCCGCCCGGCTTGGCGGCGGGGCAGGGCAAAGTTGCCCGCGGCGGCTTCGGGACCCCCTCGTGGAGAGCGCGGCCGCGCCCCGGCCGGGGTGGCTTCCCGCGGGGAGGCGAGAACGTGGCAGCGGCCGCGGGAGCCAGGAAGGCGAGGACCCGCCCCCTCCCGCTCGCTCGTTGCATCacaagggaggggagagagggtaCAAAAGAAGTTTGTCCTCGGTGGCCTTTTAGAGTGACAAGAGTTCCTCCCCACCCTGGCAGTTtctcttttaccccccacccctcaTTACTGGAAAGAGGGGCTTGGCACTTGCTTGGAAAATCTCAAGGAGGGACGTGAATGGATGAAAGATGAAGCGGGCAGGCGAGGGAGGCTTGATTCCCGGCCTGTGTCTCAGGACCAGGGCTGGGGCGTTCTCGCCTTCTGCCCAATCGCCCCGTGAATCTgttggagggagaaaaaaatccgGTTGTTAAGAAGGGAGGGGCACTTGGGGATaaaagatgggggagggggacgggAACTGGTCCCCTGGTTTCAGTTTCCAGGAGATGTCTGCAGAGGCACTTACTCAGTTCTTTGGCAACTGATTGACTGATGGGGCAAAAAGCTGCAAGGTGGTCGCAGTGGTGGATGGTGAATTTCGCCGTTCAAGGCAGTTGAGTCAGGAACCAAAAACCTGGGGAGCAAAACTTTGGTACATCTCCCGGGTCCCCTGAGGAGACACGTGGGCATTGTGCAAAGTTATCTGGAAGTCCTTCCACGGAGGGATCAGCAGCCAGCCTGATCCCAGCTGGAGGAAGGGCTGGGGAAGGACTCAACGCTCTGCCTACTGGGCACAGGTTCTCCCGGAACCTGCTTCCAGGGGGTGGAGGATCTTCGGGTTCTGCTGTATAGGAAAGAACACAGCCATCCCTGTGCTCTCAGGGGCTACCAAAGGCCAGTGTGTTTGGTTAGAATATGAAGATAGATTATACCTATTGTGTAGGTGCACTGTCTGCCTGCTCTGATAAAGAGGTCTTTGAACTTCAAAGTCACCTCCGAACAATCACCTTTTATTTTGCAGAAAAGTACTTTCTCTTCTTGTTTGGAACTTAACAATGGGGGCTGTTGATGAGTTCAGTCAATTGTATTGCTGTGAGGCACTGGGAAACCGGTTTATTCTGAGACTATGAGTGCCAGCCATTCAGCATTgttggaggagggggagaggttTGGGAATTTGGAGTGAGGAACTTTGTAGTTTGTGGTCCTACAGCTTCCAGTTTAATGCCTTCATCATGATGGGGAAGCCTAATGGTGAGAACAGGTGTCGATGGAGTTGGTCTGAGTTTGATCCTCATACGAACACCTTgacttcactcatttattcacgCAACCGACATCTGAGTGGCTACTGTGTATCAGGCACCACGTTAGATACCAGCAGGTACAAAGATGAAGCCTTAGCTGGAGGCCTCAAAGTGCTTGTAATCAAACATGACGGAGAGACACAGAGGCAGGCATTGTGCATAGATGCTGTAATGGTGGCTTATAAAAACTACAGCAAGCACATCCAGGAAAAGGAGCCCCTACGGCTTCAGGTTGGAGAGAGGCTTGGGGGTTTGGGGATGTCATCTGATCAGAGTTTGTAGGATGACTCAGAGGTTGCTGTGTGTATCACAGAGGAAGGTGTTCCTGAAGAGATAACAGCCCATTTATAAAGGTTTAGAAACTGGTTCTGGTGCATGAGGGGTGTTGAGTCTGTAAAGGGACAGGTAAGAAGAGGGAGGTGGGAGTGCAGGGGAGCCAAGGACAGAGCAGGAAGGACCATGGTGAGGTGGAGATTATGTGGTCAAAATGTCATAATGCCACAAACACGTTAGGGAAGGCAGAGCGcagaactgaggcacagatggtgtatttgtctgtttctgtagCTTATGACAGAAACACCCGAAACTGGTTAATTTGTGAAGGAGCGATacttgttgcttacagttttggaggctgggaagtccaaagtccacatCACACAtctggaacacatctggtgacagccTTGTTGGCGAGTGGcaactcttcacagcaaagcagcaTGTCACATGGCAGACGGCAGAAgtagagagagctaacctcactggctctccttttaaagccctcagaaccatgcccatgaccaccattaaatcatcaatggattaatccatttactagggtgtggtcctcacaatctaatcacctcttcaaggccacacctttcaattaccgtgataggatttcccattctcttaactccatcacagtgggggttaagtttctaatacgtggACTTCAGGGGTACGgggaagacacaattcaatccacagcagatgaGGAGaccaggggcaggggagaggtgACGAATGCCTGAACCAGGCTCGGCCTGTCCAGAATGAATCTAGACACCAGTGGGAGGTAGGGTGGCAGCTCTTACTCTTGACTCCATGTggggaagaagagggaagggagaaTCAAGGGTGCATCTGGATCTCTGGCCTGAGCCACTGGAGGGGTGGTGCATGCACAGTTCACCTGTAAAGTAAATCTGGGCGAGAGGAGGGCAGAGGGTGTTGGAAATTTGGGGTCTAGTTTGGGTCAGGGCTGAGTGTGAGAAGCAGAGGGAAAAGCAGGGCTAGATCCAGGCAACTTTGTCACCACCAGCTGACCATTGATTCTGAAAATGTGACAGATCTAAGGCTCCTAGATACACTTAGGCCAGAGGGTTGAGAAGAGGGGACCCATAGACTGTATACAGTCACAAACATGACACACAGAGTCTTAGGAAAAATGCAAGTTACTtgctaacatttaaaatttgAGTAATTTCACGTACAGACCTGGATTTCTGCTTTCTCTTGACACCTTTTTTCCCACATGGCAGTCATTGTCTGCAGCAGAGTTGGGCAGCCTTGTTTGGCTGTAGACCCCACCAAAGGCtttgttcatttctgttactTGCTGGGTGTTTAGTGAAGTTTCCATCTACCCTAATCTGGATTATTGTCTTTAGTGAGGAAAGACACTTGTTCTCTGCTTTATTCCTCACAACATTCCTTGTGAAGAAGattccagtttacagatgaggaaactgaggctcagagatcaAGTCACTCTCCCAGTATCATACAGGTGACAGCGACCAGAGCTGGGATGAGGATCCAGGTGTTCTGATTAAAGTGTTTGGTTTTACCTGCATCACAGCTGCTTTTCCCACTATCTCACTTGAGATTTTTAACAAGAGACGTTAAGATCTTATTTATAActgtaacaaatatttactgagcccctactgtgtgtcaggctgAGCTATGTCCTGGGTTTTTATGTGGCATAGATTAGATGCTGCCCTCAAGAGGACCATACAGTCTGATGTAAGTAGGCTTTTGCTGGCCTGAGATTCTGTTCCTCAGTTAGTTTTGGGTAACCCATGGTCGCGTCCCCAGGATTGGAACAGTGGTTGGCATGTAGTAGGTGATCTCAACACTGTAGAATGTTGAAAGAATTCTGCTGTGTCTGGCTATGATTTCCTGGGGGCAGCCTCATTACAAATGAAAGGACATTTAAAGCTGTTAGTAATGTTTAACACCTTCCTGAGAAAGAGAAGCTTGGGCTTCCTAGGTTCAGGTAGAAGAGGGAAACTTTTGACTATTCAGGGCCAGCCCCGTCACTCACTCAGAGAGTGCGGCGTCagtgccaaggccgcaggttcggatcccatggccggtgcgctcgctggctgagcgtggtgcagaccacaccctgccgagggttgcgatccccttaccagtcaaaaagaaaattatatttatgaagaACTAATGAAGTCATTTCCTAATTTTAATTAATCAACCAGAACTTCTATTCATAGTAAGAAAGTTCTACCATTGTGTTGACAGAATTCCAGCCCCAAACAAAGAGACAAATCCATAATTAGCCTGTATGACTTCATTTCAGGAAAATGGACTACCAGGGTGAAACTTTTTAAACATTGGAAATAGCTATGGGTGCCTGTGAAGTTCCCTACAGGTATGGCATCTCTAGCTTGGACCCTCTGGCCTAGAGTTGGATGGTATTGAGTTCCCAACCTGAAGTTCACTCTGGACTAGTGTTTAGAGTACCTCAGTGGAGTCCAGTGGGAAATTTCTGGAACCCGGGCCAGCTGTGGAGCTTGAGACACCAGTGGGCATAGGGGTCTTCACCCTAAGAGCAGAGGGTTTAGGCTCCTGCAGCTATTCAGCTGGTCGTGTTTCTTGAATAGTTTCCATGATGTCAAGGCTCTTTCATCCCTGACATTTTATGCTTTGTCCAAGAAGATCTGGTCTCCACTTTCTTTAAGTTTCAAGCCTTTGCGTCCAAGGTGGtggtatttaaaaacaacaacaaaacgaAGAACTCGATTATCTTTTGGTTAACATAGAATGCTCCATTTTTTGCATTGGATCTAGAGCCAAAAGACATAGGTTCTCATCTCAGTTGTACCaaatactagctgtgtgatcttggaaaagtcaatttctctgggcctcagtttccattaGTCTAAAATGAGGCAGTTAGACTACGTCAGGGGAGATTAAAAGGTCTCATCTAACGGATGAACTCTAATCAGTCGGCAGTGGCCGTCTCCAGAGCATAATCTTAACAAGAATTCTGAGGTCACATCTAGGTTTATCAGGACAGAGGGGCATGATCCATTAGCAACGTCTGCCACTGGCACTGGTTGGGGGGTGGAGAGAAGGCATATTATTCTTGGAAAGGATAAACTTTAAGTTCTTTCTGAGCATCATTGGATCATTGAttctattttagttatttaagcattttttttttttatcgtgtAGGGGTTTGATCTTTTGCTGGAACAGGATCACACAGCCTTGATAACAGCCTTGTGGGGTTTTCTTTACTACAGGAAGATTGTTGACCGAATCGACAGTAATAGGGATGGCTTTGTCACCACCGAGGAGCTGAAAACCTGGATCAAACGGGTGCAGAAAAGATACATCTACGATAATGTTGCTAAAGTCTGGAAGGATTATGATAGGgacaaagatgataaaatttcCTGGGAAGAATACAAACAAGCCACTTACGGCTACTACCTAGGTAAGAGGTGCTGTAGGAGCGATTACATAGCTGGGGCCCAACCGACAAGCTTCTCGCAAGAGATTCGCTTCTTATCATATCCACCCGCTTCGGAGAGATGTCACAACCTCCTAAGCAGAATCCACTTGTGTAACATCCTCCTTTGTTACTAAGAATGTACTGAGTTGCTTACTTTGAGTGAAGGCATAGGGGAGAGCTGCAAGGGACTAATAAAAAATCCCTTAGGTCATTGCCCTACTTGAACTTACAGTCTCAGAGGCACatacaaagaagaaagcagaagggaAGTGTATCTGTGGTACAGTTTCGAAAGGCTGCCTAATTTTGGATAGTAAAGATCGAGTAGGCTGGaggaatcagggaaggcttcctggtggAGGCTCGCTTGGGAcctgggccttgaaggatggatTCATATTCAGAGAGATAAGCACCTGTGGGGAAGGTAGGCCAGTGAGAGGGACAAAGGTGCAGCAACACATCTGGCAATGGGCAGGGTTTGGATATAAGACAAACTGGGCTGCGGAATGAGGGAGAGGAGTGAGATGCAGAGGCACAGGGTGCTCACCTGCTGGGTGCATGGCAGAGACAGGGAGGAGACAGGCCTAGGAAGAACTGAAGAGGTGGCTTCAAGCGACAGGTACTAGAGGCATTCTGAAAAAAACTGTTTCCAAGAACTCAAGAGGTCAGGACCTTTTGTCCCAAATGTACCATTTGGGCATGGAGGATGAGCAATCTGGAATGGAGCACTTTCCTTAGCAGCACGGCTTAAACATTTCTGTGTTATGTCCTGCAGGAAACCCCACAGAGTTTCATGATACTTCAGATCATCAGACCTTTAAAAAGATGCTGCCACGTGACGAGAGAAGGTTCAAGGCTGCAGACCTCAATGGTGACCTGACAGCCACTCGGGAGGAGTTCACTGCCTTTCTGCACCCTGAGGAGTTTGAGCATATGAAGGAAATTGTGGTTTTGGTAAGATGAATGAAGAGCCTGGGCTGGGAAGTACCAGCGAGAAAACGGCCCTCAAATCTCATCCTTTCTTCCAAAGATATAACTTTTTCAGATTGAAGGGAATTGGAGAAGGACTCTGAAGAACAATGCTTTGGATACCTGTGTACCCAGGAAACTAGTCAGGGCGGGCCAGCTACAGTGACAAATAGCCCCCAGTTGTAGCCATTTAACACAATCAAAGCTTGTGGTTTCTTGCTTATACAAAGTCTAGTACAGGTGGTCCCAGCCAGGTGGAACTCTTGGGCAGTTCTCTAAATGCTGTCAGGTACCCGGGTTACTTCCATCTTGTGGCTTCACGGTCAACCTGGCAACAACCAGCCGGTAGACAAAGGGAAGAGCGGGAATGAGAAGACACAGCTTGTCTTTACTGTTCTGGCCAGGAAATGACACATCCCTTCTCTTTATGTTCCACTGGCCCCTCGTATCCAtgaggaggctgggaaatatagTTTAGATATGTGCCCAGAAAGAGCAAATGGGGTTAGTGGCCAACTAGCTAGTCTCTACCTTATTTTTCAGCTGTGAGGGAAttagaaaaagacacaaatggaATGCACTGGATCGTTAAAACCATATGGAAACTTAAAGTAAAAATTCTGGCTGGAAAGGATTCTACCCTTAGGGATGGGTCCTTGGAGGTAAATGGATCAGACCCGAAACTTGAGGGATGACTACGCTTGTAAGACTTCAGAGTGTAGTTGCTTTCCATAGTGTCTTGTTGGGTCCCAAACGTCTTCATTTTCAACCACACTTGGATAAATGCCATCACCTGTTCCCTGGGCAGATGTCCCGAGTCAGTTCCAACTGCTTCGATGCTGGGAGACAGGTGGCCAGAGCGTTGGTTTATAATCAGCTCTCGATTATTTTAGTTACCCAGTTGGTGGATGGGTCCACTTTTGCCTCATACTTCGACCCCATGAGCACCATGACCCTAAGGACTGGGCCGTGGCTCTAAGAATCATTTCTCTTTACCACCCTACATCCATTTAGTGATAACTAATTTGCCAGAGGACAACAAAGATGGGGAATTATTCACATGTGGAATTTGTGCCTTCAGAATTGCCTCTTTGCTCTCAGGCTGATATTTTCTTTAATCCACAATACCTTTGAGTTGCCAGACCAGTGGATAGTAAACTCAATTAATTATTGACCCTACCAAAAACCCAATTAAGAAGTTGAATACGCTAAATACAGAgtataatacatttaaaagtcagatatatttttatttttcaattgtccACTGTTTCTTATTTCTCTGACACTAACTCAGTGTTCATAGTCCAGTTAGCACTGGAATCTACTTTTGTGATTATCTGATCCAGTGGTTTTTCACACTGGGTTCCTCGCAGGTCCTCCAGGGGATGTTTTGGCAGCACGGTGGAGATGGTTGGCCTGGCCAGCCTTCCTGATATAAAAAGAGCACCTCTGAGTTTGCAGGTACATTTTCCTTCAAAGAGAATGTTCTGCTATTGAAATTGTGGGGTGCAGAGTAGGACAGAAATCACTGCCTGTTTTTTACCGATAAGAAACTAATACCCAGGGAGGTAAGATGAGCCAGAAGTCACCAAGCATTCAGCCATAAAAGCGGGACAAAGGAGGACAGTAGAGTTCTCAGATTTACCCAGAGTACATGGCCATCTTGCATTCTGTTTGCTCCTTTCCTTCCTAGGAAACTCTGGAGGACATTGACAAGAATGGGGACGGGTTTGTGGACCAGGATGAGTACATTGGTGAGTGCTGCCCTGGAGCCTTGTTCAGCTGTCCCAGCTAGGCAACATTCCTCCACCACATATCTGGCTGCTTTCCCCAGACGTCTCTTTCAGCAACAGCTGGAAGAATGTGATGTCACTCCTATGACCTCCCAAGGGGGAGGGCCTTCGGATTTGTCACACCAGCCCTAGTGTGACAACCTCATTCAGCGGGGAAGAGATGAAAAGGCCGGCCCTTCCACTAGGCTGGCAACAGTTGGCCCCACAGCTCTGGTGATGAAGGTGCCCTTCATCACGCTGCCTCATCTTATCTTTGCAAATGCAACTGGTGATCCCGTAGATTTACAGTGAAGCCAGCACAGACAGTGTCAGGGGAAAGACTCCAAAATCAGACTGTGGGTCATCGGGGCCTGGAAACTCTTGAGCAGACGCAGCTGTGATCGATGGAACTGTTCATATGCTCAAGCTCTCTGCAGAAAGACATTCCTTCTAGAGAGGTAAATCCTTTTACAAAGTGCACAGTTGCCCAGTAATACAGCCGTTTTGTGCCTCTAGTTTCCCATCCTTTGGTTGGGAGTACCACACCTTGCATTTTACTTTATGGGCTCCGCTTAAGCAACATCAAAAAGTGCGTTTCCAGGTAACCGTGAACACTGGCTGAATGAGGCTCACATTAATGTACTTGGGTCAGAACCCACTATTGCTGCTTAGAGCCCTTTCGGCAGCCCAGTAGCCCCACAAGCCTTGGAGCAGGCACCAAGGACATTTCCATATGATCCTCACCAGCTGCTATGGCACATGACTCTGATGGCAGGCTGCCGTCTCCCGACAGCTCTTCTTTTCCCAAGTCTCAATAAAGTAAAAGCTGGAAAATCGTTTGATTTAGGCGTTGACCTACAACAAAAGGGACTGTATATATATCATTTTGGTACACATACTTAATAGAGGCAGTTAATTACCTTTAAATGTAAAACTGAAGCCCGACTTGCCATCAGTCTGGTTTTGTGGTTTTATTACTTTGCCACCCCATATGCGAGAACAAGTGCCTTCAGTGAT of Cynocephalus volans isolate mCynVol1 chromosome 4, mCynVol1.pri, whole genome shotgun sequence contains these proteins:
- the RCN1 gene encoding reticulocalbin-1, giving the protein MARGGRGRCLGLALGLLLALALAPRALWAKPTVRKERVVRPDSELGERPPEDNQSFQYDHEAFLGKEDSKTFDQLTPDESQERLGKIVDRIDSNRDGFVTTEELKTWIKRVQKRYIYDNVAKVWKDYDRDKDDKISWEEYKQATYGYYLGNPTEFHDTSDHQTFKKMLPRDERRFKAADLNGDLTATREEFTAFLHPEEFEHMKEIVVLETLEDIDKNGDGFVDQDEYIADMFSHEENGPEPDWVLSEREQFNEFRDLNKDGKLDKDEIRHWILPQDYDHAQAEARHLVYESDKNKDEKLTKEEILENWNMFVGSQATNYGEDLTKNHDEL